The DNA segment AAGCATTATAAGCTCTAATACGATAAAAATACGATGTATTTGCAGTAATGTTTGTATTTACCAAGTACGTTGTTACATCGCCAATATCTAAATCGTTATATCCCGATACTTTACTGTTAAAATCAGCATCAGTGGCAATATCCAATTTATAACCCGTTGCTCCTGTCATCGAGCTCCAATTAGCATAAAAACTCGTTCTACGAATTGTTGTTGCACTATTAGCAGTCGATGTCCCAGGTATTGTTAGAAGATTTTTTGAATCCGAGTTACTGCTAGTTCCTATTGCATTAGATGCTCTAACTCGGAAATAATAGGTAGTTCCTGAGTTTAATCCAGAAATATTATAAGTTAATACATTACCAACATCTCGATTATCAAATCCAGTAATATTTTCATTAAAATTACTGGCTAGGGAAACATCTATATAATAACGAGTAGCTTGAGATGAACTATTCCAATTTGCAGTGAATGAATTACTTGTAATTCCATCTGCAGCAATAGTAATAGGAGAAGGAGGAGATGTTGTCAGAGATTTGGTACCAGAATAAGCACTTCCACCTGAAGAATTATAAGCTTTAATTCGATAATAATAATTTGAATTCGCTGATAATTCATTAACATTATATATTGTAACATCACCAACATTTTTACCATTATAACCACTAATATATGAGCTGAAATCAATATTTGTTGACACATATAGTAGATAGTAAGTAGCTCCAGCTGAAGTATTCCAATTAGCGTTGAAGGAAATATCTGTAATGTTAGTGGGTGCTTCACTAACAGGAGCACTAGGTGAAGTTGTTGCTGAAACCGCGTTGGAATTACCACTTTCACCAGCTCCACTATAAGCTCTGACCCGAATATAATATTTCGTCCCCTGACTTAAACCTGAAATAGTTGTACTTGTTGGTGCGTATGGATCTTCGGCACTTTTGGGAACATCCTTTGGATCTAAACCAGATACTAATGCAGTAAATATATTATTTGTTGAAACATATACATGATAGCCAGTTGCACCTGGTGATTGTGACCATGATAGATTCATCGAAGTTGAACCAACACTATAAGGGCTGTTTAGCGTTGGAGCTGAAGGTGGTATTGCTCCAGCATCACTTATTTTAATATATCCACATCCATTTGGCGTACTTATAAATCTTGTATTAAGTGGTGGAGTAGAAGCAGTACTTGGCTTATAATGCCGTACATTAGCACCATTAATATCTGTTGATCCTAAAGGCTTCCCAACAACCCATGACGCTCCAATTCCTGCGCTCATATTTGCGTGATATAACCAATAACCATCTGGTCCTTCATAACAAGCTTTCCCATTATTAGTACCGTTTTGATAATAATTGCCAAGAATTTCAGCAGGCCATGCACTTGCACAAATGTCATCTGCCCCATCATTATTTACTGAAAAATTATTTTGTCCATAGCCTATATAAGAAACCAGGAAAATAAGAATATTAAATAAAAAGGCTTTTTTACTAATATTGAGTTTGTTTCCGTATTCCTCAACGGTCGATTTATTTTTTAAGAAGCTCATAACTTTAATTTATAAATTGTTAAAGTTGCTGTTGAATTCCAATCTTTTTATTTATGAAGCTCAACTATAAGAAAAGCTTCAATTAATTATTGAAAATATATTCTTGGGGAGAGAAGTAGTTTATTAGTGATAAATAACGAGAAAGTTCAAAATGGCATATTTGAATTCTTTTCAATATGTAAAAATAACTAATTCTAATAAATTGTCAAGTCAATTATAAAATATTTGTTATTTTTTATTTTGGTCAAAACACTAATTATCAATATAAAATTAAGATTCTAAGTACGAGATAGTTTAAAATTGTTCAATCAATTTTAAAATAGAATAAGAATTTTTGCAATTGATTTATAGAATATCATCTTCAAATTCAGAAAGGTTCAGGATGCATTTTAGAATTTAGGCGATTAATTGTCGGCCTTCAAAATTGGTTAAGATTAAGAAAAATAAAAAATATTTAAAAAATATTTGGATTTACCAAAATCATGATATACATTTGCAGTGTACTATTTATGTAATACACTAATACAATTATATTAAGATCATATAAAACATTTTTTATTACGAGTACATTTTAAAAATGTTGAAATAAGTTGTAACGGATAAACAAATCAATCGTCTAAAAATAATTAGCAAAGGTTTTAGCAAATTATAGCTTCTTAACCATATTATAATGTTGAATAAATTACCACAAATTCATGAAAATCAGCATCCAGGGATTAAGCAAAACCTATGGTAACGGAAAAACAGCTTTATCCGATATCAATCTTGAAATTGAGAATGGCATGTTTGGGCTGCTTGGCCCCAACGGTGCAGGTAAGTCGAGCCTGATGCGAATTTTGGTTACCATCATGAAAGCCAGTACCGGCAAGGTAAACGTTAATGGTTACGACCTCACTAAAAACCGAAAAGAAATTCGCAAAATGTTGGGCTATTTACCACAAGATTTCAGGTTCTTCACAAAACTAAAAACCTGGGAATTTTTGGATTATGCTGCAGCACTTTCAGGGATAAAAAGCAAAAAAGAACGGTTAACAAAAGTTGATGAATGGCTTGAAAAAGTTGGGTTGTTCGATGCGCGCGAACGTCAGGCCAATAATCTTTCGGGAGGTATGAAAAGAAGGCTTGGTATTGCACAGGCACTTATCGGTAGCCCAAAAATTATTGTGGTTGACGAGCCAACAACAGGTCTTGATCCGGAAGAAAGAATTCGTTTCAGGAATATCCTATCTGAATTAAGTCAACAAGATGTAATAATTATTCTTTCAACCCATATCGTTGGTGATATTTCGAGTGTTTGCCAAGATCTGGCTTTATTAGATGAAGGACGGATGCAATTTAACGGTTCACCGGAAGAGCTGATCAAAATGGCCAAAGGTCATGTTTGGCAAGTAAATACTTCAGGTACCGAATATGATATATTAAAGAATAAATATGCGGTGATTTCGACCATCCCATCTGATGAGGGTTGGGAAGTACAACTGGTTGGAAAGGATATTGAAGCAAAGCAGGCAATTGAGATAGAACCGAATCTGGAACATGCCTATGTTTATTTCATGGAATATTTATCAAACCATTAAAGAAAAAATTTAATTCATATGTTTTCAATCCACGCCCTAAAAACCATTGCCCGTTATGAAATGCGCACCTTATTGCGTGGGTGGTTTTTCAGAATTTTCGCAGGATTAACCATACTCGGTCTGGGTGGTTTTAATTTAGCCGTTTTTCTGGCAACAAGTGGTTCTCCATGGATTTACAGAGCCCTACCCGCCTCCATGCCTTACGTTAATCTGCTCATTTTAAATTTAGGTCAGGCAATTGTTGCAGTATTTCTTGCTTCTGAATTTTTAAAACAGGATCGTAAAAACGACACGATTGAAGTAATTTATGTCCGTTCGATGACAAATGCAGAATATATTCTTGGAAAGACAATTGGAATACTCTACGTTTTTTTGGTTTTAAATCTTTTCATCTTACTGATGGGAATAGGATTTTCGTTTATCAGTAACGATTCGGCAAAAGGTATCAGTGAATTCTTTTATTATCCATTATTAATTAGTCTGCCAACACTTGTATTTATTCTTGGTCTTTCATTTTTCATCATGACCATATTCAAAAATCAAGCAATCACTTTTATTGTTATACTCGGATATATTGCCCTTACCATCTTTTATTTAAATACAAAATATTATCACATTTTCGATTATATCGCTTATCAGGTTCCGATGTTCAATTCGAGCATTGCAGGGTTCGGAAATATTCAGGAGGTACTCATCCATAGAGGTATGTATTTTTTTATTGGTTTGGGAATGGTATTTTTCACTATTTTCAAATTGCAACGATTACCTCAGGCAAAAAAGCTTACTTCCTTCCCACTTATAATAGCCATTATATTTATATCGGTCGGCGGTTTGTTGGCTCGACAATACATTAAAATAAAGGAATCAAATGTTGATCTTAAAAAACAGATGATCAGCCTGAATAACCAATATGTTCATTATCCAAAAGTAAGTATAACTGATTCGAAAATAGAACTTCAACACCTTGGAGAGAGGCTTAAGGCAAAAGTTGAGATGCAATTCATTAATAGTAATAATCAACTTATTGATACGCTTATTTTCAGCTTAAACCCTTCTCTTTCGTTAATTTCAGCAAATATCGATGGTAAAGACGTTACTTATAATAGAGATTTACATCTGATAAAAATCTTTCCAGGACAGGATATTGAAAAAGGAAGGAATTACAGCTTGACACTTGAATATGAAGGACGCATCAACGAAAACACCCATTTTTTAGATACCGATTTGGAAAATTATACAGATAATTTTTCTCTTGAGATATTTAGAATTCGTAAACGATATGCGTATTTAAAAGATGATTTTGTATGCCTGACAAGCGAATCGTTGTGGTATCCAATTTCAGGTGTTGGATATTCACCACTCGATCCTTCATTATATTATCCCGACAATACTAAATTTCATTTAACCGTTAAAACAAAAAATGGCTTATTACCTATATCTCAGGGTAAAATGGCTGAATTAAATGAATCAACTTATCAGTTTGAACCTGAATTTCCCCTACCTAAAATTAGCTTGCTGATAGGAAATTACACCAAATATTCTATACGGGTTGATTCGGTTGACTATAATTTATTTACAATTAAAGGAAATGAATATTATATTTCACATTTCACAAACATTTCTGATAGTCTTCCTGGCATTATCAGAAGTTTAAAAAATGAATACGAAAATCATATAGGTTTAGATTATCCATTCGAACGATTCTCATTAGCAGAAGTTCCGGTACAATTTGCATTAGACAAACATTCTTTTTCAATGGCAAGTGATGCGGTGCAACCGGAGATAGTCTTCTATTCAGAAAAAGGTGTAACCATGGAAGAAACTGATTTTAAAAAGAGAAGAAATCAGTCGGAAAGACAAATGAAGCGTGACAATGAAGAAATTTCTCCTGAAGAGTTGCAGACCAGAATTTTTAAACGATTTGTGAGAGGTAATTTCATGGCAAATTCTAGTGAATGGTATCAGTTTGAGGAAGTGGTTGATAGAAATACATACTCTATTTTCCCAAATTATTATTCATTTATCACTCAATTGCGTTCAAAAGATTGGCCGATGCTTGATTTGGCTCTTGGAATTTATTTAAAGGACCGCAATGAAAATGCCATTTCATCAAACAGATGGTTTTTTGAAGGAATCAGTAAAGGAGAACGTGTAAACCTTGAATTGAAGAAAAGTTCTCTGGAAGAATTAATGAGTAATGGCATTTCAAAGCAAACCGAAAGTGAAGAACATGAAGATTTAATGACTTTAAACGATGTAATACTTGCTAAAGGAGATTATCTTTTTTCACTTTTCCAAGCTCGATATGGTAAAGATGCCTTTAACCAGTTCCTGAATAACTTAATTGCTCAAAATCAGCATCATTCCTTCTCTTTTGAAACCTTTAATAATGATATTCAAAGAAAATTCAATGATTCAATTTCTACTGAAATACAGGACTGGTATTCAAAAAGGCAGCTACCGGGCTTCTTAATTAAAGATTTACAGACTTACAAAGTGCTGGAAGGAGAGTTTACGAAATATCAACTCAAGTTTAAAATATCAAATCCTGAAGACATTGATGGCTTAGTAACTGTAAATGTTGATTTGAATAATCAGGAAATAAGACAAGATAATAATCAGGTAACAGTCGACTTCTCGAGAGAAATACATATTCCGGCACATACAGCACGCGAAGTTGGATTTGTTTTCTCAACCGAACCTAATCGGATGAATATCTACACCCATATTTCAGAAAACCTTCCTAATAATATTATTTATGATTTTGATTCTTTTGAAGAAATAAAGAAAATTGCCTCATTTGATGATATCCTTTCTTGTGAAATGTTCACCAGCTTGCAAGAAACTAACGAAATAATTGTAGATAATGAGGATACCGGATTTGAGTTTGTACAAACCTCAAATAGAAGTTATTTAAAAACACTCGTTGATAAAAACAAAGTAGAAACTTATAAATATGTCGGGATAAGATACTGGAACCCTCCTACTGAGTGGAAACCGGTATTGCGTTCCGGATTTTATGGAAAATATGTCAGATCGGCTATGTATACCAGTTCATCCGGAGAAGAACGAACTGCCGTTTGGCATGCAAATTTAACGGAAGGTGCTTATTACGATGTGTATTGTCATATCGAAAAGATCAATATTCAGCGAAGGAATCGCAATCGCAAACCCGACTATAATTTCAAGATTTATCACGAAGCCGGAGTTGAACAAATTAACCTGACAGATGAAGAACTTGAAAACGGATGGAATTACTTAGGATCATATTATATAAGTCCTGAATCGGCTAAGGTCGAATTGCTTAATAAATCAGTAGGCCAAATGATTTTTGCTGATGCAATTAAATGGGTAAAAAACAATTAAAGCGCAACAAATTTGAAATATTATAAATTGTTTAGAAAGATGAAATATTTGAAAATTATAATGGTGGCAGCAGTGATGCTTTTCACCGTTAATCTTGCTACAGCACAAACCAAACTTACTTTGGAAGATGCGATGGAAATAGCTTTGCAAAATAGTCCCGATATTTCAAAAGCAAGGTTAAATATGGAGCAAAACAAAGAGTATTTAAATGCTCAACTGGCCTCTTTAAAATCCAGGTTTTCGTTTGAGGTAACTCCTTTTTCTTACTCAAAGACCGACACTTACAACGATTACTTCTCCGAATGGTACACCTCCGAAAATAAAGGTGCTAGCGGAAGTCTAACCATTGCTCAGCCCATTAAATTCTCAGATGGTACTTTGATTCTAAAAAATGATTTTGGATATCAGGACAACTTTGCAGAAGCAAGTCAGAACAACTATAAAGGTTATAATAATAACCTGTATTTGCAATACATCCAACCGCTGTTTACTTACAACCGCACCAAGATGAATCTTGAGAAAAATCAATTGAACCTTGAAAATGCAACCTTGGCTTATGCAATTGAGATGTTAAATTTGGAAAGATTGGTAAATCAGGCTTTTTATTCTATTTATCAGAAACAGATGGCCTTTGAAATTGCCAAAGAAGAGTATGAAAATCAAAAAGTAAGCAAAGAAATTATTGAGAGTAAAGTTGAAGGAGATTTATCGGCCAAGGAAGAATTATATCAGGCCGAGTTAAATTTGGCTACAAGTAAATCAAGTTTAGATAATAGTCTTGTTAATCTGGAAAACGCCAAAGATCAATTCAAACAACTCATCGGGATGTCGTTATACGAAGAAGTAGAAGTTATTACAGATATCAAATATACACCTGTAAGCATTGATCTGGAAAAAGCAATTTCGAATGGCCTTTCTCAACGATTGGAGTTATCTCAACGGCAAATAAACCTTGATAACGCACAATTTAATTTAATCGAAACATCGGCAACCAACGAATTTAGGGGCGATATGCGCTTATCGGTTGGGATCATTGGTAATAATGAAAAATTTCAGGATATTTATTCACGACCCACGAAAAGCCCCCAAGTTGGCGTAACTTTTTCCATTCCAATTTTTGATTGGGGCGAGCGGAAAGCAAGGATCCGTGCTGCCGAAATTGAGATTGAAACCCTTAAAATTGATAAAAAAACACTCGAAGATGATATTATTATTAACATCCGACAGGTATATCGAAATCTTAACAATTTAGTTTTGCAAATTGGAATTGCAGAACAAAACGACAGAAATGCCCAGCTGACTTATGAGATAAATCTGGAACGATATAAAAATGGAGACCTCACAAGCATGGATCTTCAACGGTATCAAACCCAACTTTCATCCAAAAAGATGGAAATGTCCAATTCCCTGATTAATTATAAATTAGAGCTGCTGAACATGAAAATTCAATCACTTTGGGATTTTGAAAAAAACACATCCTTTGTCCCTCAGGAATTACAAAATAATATTAATAAATAGTGAAATTAACCATACAAACAATCAGTATTATGAAACGAGCATGTTTAAATAAAAACACAGGCAACAAAAAAAATAATCACTTGCGAGTTCCATCCGTCCTATTAAAAACAAATTATTTACGGATGAAACGAGCATTAATCATCATTCTTTTAGGGATTATATTAACATCCTGCAGGGATAACAGCACTGAACTGAACAAAGATATTTCAGTTCCGGTTTCGGTTATGGAAATAAAAGCATCATCCATCGAGAGATATATCAGTACTACCGGTACCGTAAAACCGATCAAAGAAGTTGTGTTGCCATCCGAGATCAGTGGTTTGTATCAGTTAATGACAAACCCAAAAACCAACAAACCTTATGCATTGGGCGATTATGTGAGTGCCGGTGATGTTATTGTGATGATAGAAAACCCGGAATACAAAAATAGCATTAAAAATACTTCGCTTGAACTGCAGCTTGAAACAACCAAGCAAACCTTTGATAAGCAAAAAAGCCTTTATGATAAGGGTGGAGTTACCTTGAGCGAGTTGAAAAATGCGGAAATCAATTACATGAATGCAAAATATGCAGTTGATGATGCGGTCATTAAATTGAGAAAGATGGCTGTTCTTACTCCCATTTCAGGTGTTATTGTAGAACTGCCATATCAAACTCCAAAAACACCAATCGCCACAGGAGCTCCATTGGCTAAAATTATGGATTATAGTAAGTTAATTATGGAAATCAATTTGGCCGAAAAAGACATTAATGATGTAAAAAAAGAACAGGCAGTTAGGATTATGAACTATACCATTCCGGATGATACATTAACAGGGAAAATCACCCAGGTCTCCCCTGCTATAAATGCTGATACACGCTCATTTAAAGCTGTTTTAACCATCGACAACCCTGACTTTAAATTAAGACCCGGAATGTTTGCCAAGGGTGAAATAGTTGTTGCATCAATAGATAATACCATTGTTATACCTAAAGAAGTGATCTTATCAAAACAAAAAGGAAATACAGTGTATGTTATCGATAAAGGATTAGCAAAAGAACGTATTCTTGTTTTCGGATTGGAAAATCCAAATGAGGTTCAAATCATTTCAGGTTTAAACCTTAATGAACGATTGGTAATTAAAGGATACGAAACATTGAGAAATAGTTCAAAAGTAAAAGTGGTTAAATAGAAATGATGATTTTTCAAATCGTTAATTTCTGCGCTTTTTTACCATAAAAATTAATCACATGAAAAAAATTACGCGTTTTTCCGTTCAGTATCCCGTTACAGTTTCAATGATTGTAATCGCAATTTTACTGCTGGGATACATTTCATTCGGAAAACTAAGTCTGGATTTATTCCCCGACATGAATGCACCCCGAATATTTGTGGAAATAAAGGCAGGTGAACGTCCTCCTGAAGAAATTGAAAAACAATACATTGAAAACATTGAAGCTCAAGCCATTCGGCAAAAGGGCGTTACTCAAATCTCATCTGTTTGTATGGTCGGATCGGCACGGGTAACGGTTGAATATGCCTGGGGCAGGGATATGGACGAAGCTTTTTTAGATTTGCAAAAAGCACTTACAACTTATAGTCAGAACTCAGATATAGAAGAGTTTACGATTACCCAACACGACCCCAATGCTTCGCCTGTTATGATCGTGGGCATGCTTCATCCCGAAATAACTGATATGGATGAGATGCGCAAGGTTGGTGAAAACTATATTCGGAATGAACTTACAAGGCTCGAAGGAATCGCTGATGTTACTTTGTCCGGAACAGAAGAAAAAGAAGTGTTGATTGAAACCAGTCCTTATATTTTGGATGCTTTTGGGTTGACAGCAAACAGTATTGTTCAGCAAATTCAAAATATGAACCGCAATGTATCGGGTGGTACCATTGTTGAAATGGGAAAGAAATACATTATCAAAGGCTCCGGTTTAATCAAAAATATAGACGATTTGAATGATATGGTTATCACCTACAAACAAGCCGGTGGTGCTCAGAGCCAACAAGGATCAACTAGCGTTTCAGAAAAAATTCCGGTATTTCTAAAAGATATAGCCACCATCAGTTTTATCAACAAAGACCCTGTTAACATTGTTCGAATTAATGGACAACGTTGTATTGGTCTTTCGATTTTTAAAGAAACCGGTTTTAATACCGTTGCTGCTGTTAAAAATTTGAACAAGGCCCTTGAATCTATTCAAAAAGCTTTACCCGGTTATGAATTTATCATCGTTCAAAATCAAGGTTCTTTTATACAAAATGCTATTGATGAAGTTCAAGATTCAGCTCTGATAGGAATTATAATGGCCATCATCGTCCTTTTCATTTTCCTGCGACGTTTAAAAGTAACCCTTATCATCAGTATTGCAATACCTATCTCCATCATCGCGACCTTTAATTTAATGTATTTTAACGGTTTAAGTTTAAATATAATGACCTTAGGTGGTCTGGCACTTGGAGCTGGAATGCTTGTGGATAATGCCATTGTGGTTGTTGAAAATATCTTCAGAAATATGGAGCAAGGCATGAGTGTTAAAGAGGCTGCGATTACAGGAACTGCTGAAGTAGGTGGTGCAATTACGGCTTCAACTCTAACAACCATTGTGGTGTTTCTCCCAATCGTATACTTGCAAGGTGTATCAGGTGCATTATTTAAAGATCAGGCCTGGACGGTCGCATTTTCATTACTCGCATCCTTGTTTGTTGCAATTCTGGTAATTCCAATGCTTTTTAATTTTGCGTATGGAAAGAAAAAAGTAAACACAAAAATTAAATCTGTTAAAATTGGTCGGTATGGTGAATTTCTTGATAAGCTTTTAAATATTAAATACATTGTCATACTTCTTGTATCCTTGGTAATTATTGCTACCGTGTACATTTATCCACGGGTTGGAAGTGAGTATCTGCCAAAAACAGAAACCAGCGAATTCGATCTCGACATCGTTTTAACAGAAGGAACCGAATTGCAAAGAACCAATTCTACCATTGATGTTATTGAACAAATGATAGCTGAAGTTTTGGGAGATAATGCCGAAACGATTTACAGTCAAATAGGCCCTGCATCTAACATTAGCTCCAGTAAATCGATTTTTAAAAATGAGAATAGTGCTACAATAAAGGTGAGGCTAAAAAAAGAAGCAGTACCACAATCCGAAAGTATTATTGCTGCAATTACAGAATTGGTAAGCAATATCCCTGATGCTGAAATAACTGTTCAGCGTGATGAAACTGCATTACAATCGACTCTAGGTACTGATGAAGCACCTCTTGTAGTTGAGCTTAAAGGAAGAGATTTAGATATCTTAGAAAGTCTTTCCGGAAATTTAAAAACCAACTTGTCCGAAATTCCTGAATTAATTAACATTAAAACTTCTATTGAAAAAGGAGCTCCTGAAATCGATGTGGTGATCGATCGCTACAAAGCAGGTTTATTTAATTTAACCGCGAATGGTATTGCTTCTCAATTGAATGAAATTTTGATGGGTAAAAATGCCGGTAAATACGAAAAATCTGGCG comes from the Bacteroidota bacterium genome and includes:
- a CDS encoding efflux RND transporter permease subunit is translated as MKKITRFSVQYPVTVSMIVIAILLLGYISFGKLSLDLFPDMNAPRIFVEIKAGERPPEEIEKQYIENIEAQAIRQKGVTQISSVCMVGSARVTVEYAWGRDMDEAFLDLQKALTTYSQNSDIEEFTITQHDPNASPVMIVGMLHPEITDMDEMRKVGENYIRNELTRLEGIADVTLSGTEEKEVLIETSPYILDAFGLTANSIVQQIQNMNRNVSGGTIVEMGKKYIIKGSGLIKNIDDLNDMVITYKQAGGAQSQQGSTSVSEKIPVFLKDIATISFINKDPVNIVRINGQRCIGLSIFKETGFNTVAAVKNLNKALESIQKALPGYEFIIVQNQGSFIQNAIDEVQDSALIGIIMAIIVLFIFLRRLKVTLIISIAIPISIIATFNLMYFNGLSLNIMTLGGLALGAGMLVDNAIVVVENIFRNMEQGMSVKEAAITGTAEVGGAITASTLTTIVVFLPIVYLQGVSGALFKDQAWTVAFSLLASLFVAILVIPMLFNFAYGKKKVNTKIKSVKIGRYGEFLDKLLNIKYIVILLVSLVIIATVYIYPRVGSEYLPKTETSEFDLDIVLTEGTELQRTNSTIDVIEQMIAEVLGDNAETIYSQIGPASNISSSKSIFKNENSATIKVRLKKEAVPQSESIIAAITELVSNIPDAEITVQRDETALQSTLGTDEAPLVVELKGRDLDILESLSGNLKTNLSEIPELINIKTSIEKGAPEIDVVIDRYKAGLFNLTANGIASQLNEILMGKNAGKYEKSGEMSDITVKLPDITLFEFNSIKLKSGNIEVPLYEVANIKRTTSPKQLLRRNQNRIAKITADYDQSIPFDKVVEKVKSQLDALVIPNGYQTSIVGVEQKRQDAMSSLGFALLLSIILVYMVMASQFESLIHPFTILLTIPLAAVGAIWAFFILGLPLNIMAYIGIIMLAGIAVNDSIILVDAINQNKERGLSLRESIIRAGENRIRPIIMTSITTILALLPLTIGIGESASLRSPMAIAVIAGLLSSTILTLIVIPCVYNTFENLKDFIFGNTKAEDIKSV
- a CDS encoding ABC transporter ATP-binding protein, translating into MKISIQGLSKTYGNGKTALSDINLEIENGMFGLLGPNGAGKSSLMRILVTIMKASTGKVNVNGYDLTKNRKEIRKMLGYLPQDFRFFTKLKTWEFLDYAAALSGIKSKKERLTKVDEWLEKVGLFDARERQANNLSGGMKRRLGIAQALIGSPKIIVVDEPTTGLDPEERIRFRNILSELSQQDVIIILSTHIVGDISSVCQDLALLDEGRMQFNGSPEELIKMAKGHVWQVNTSGTEYDILKNKYAVISTIPSDEGWEVQLVGKDIEAKQAIEIEPNLEHAYVYFMEYLSNH
- a CDS encoding efflux RND transporter periplasmic adaptor subunit, which encodes MKRALIIILLGIILTSCRDNSTELNKDISVPVSVMEIKASSIERYISTTGTVKPIKEVVLPSEISGLYQLMTNPKTNKPYALGDYVSAGDVIVMIENPEYKNSIKNTSLELQLETTKQTFDKQKSLYDKGGVTLSELKNAEINYMNAKYAVDDAVIKLRKMAVLTPISGVIVELPYQTPKTPIATGAPLAKIMDYSKLIMEINLAEKDINDVKKEQAVRIMNYTIPDDTLTGKITQVSPAINADTRSFKAVLTIDNPDFKLRPGMFAKGEIVVASIDNTIVIPKEVILSKQKGNTVYVIDKGLAKERILVFGLENPNEVQIISGLNLNERLVIKGYETLRNSSKVKVVK
- a CDS encoding TolC family protein — encoded protein: MKYLKIIMVAAVMLFTVNLATAQTKLTLEDAMEIALQNSPDISKARLNMEQNKEYLNAQLASLKSRFSFEVTPFSYSKTDTYNDYFSEWYTSENKGASGSLTIAQPIKFSDGTLILKNDFGYQDNFAEASQNNYKGYNNNLYLQYIQPLFTYNRTKMNLEKNQLNLENATLAYAIEMLNLERLVNQAFYSIYQKQMAFEIAKEEYENQKVSKEIIESKVEGDLSAKEELYQAELNLATSKSSLDNSLVNLENAKDQFKQLIGMSLYEEVEVITDIKYTPVSIDLEKAISNGLSQRLELSQRQINLDNAQFNLIETSATNEFRGDMRLSVGIIGNNEKFQDIYSRPTKSPQVGVTFSIPIFDWGERKARIRAAEIEIETLKIDKKTLEDDIIINIRQVYRNLNNLVLQIGIAEQNDRNAQLTYEINLERYKNGDLTSMDLQRYQTQLSSKKMEMSNSLINYKLELLNMKIQSLWDFEKNTSFVPQELQNNINK